Proteins from a single region of Fibrobacter sp. UWT2:
- the mnmE gene encoding tRNA uridine-5-carboxymethylaminomethyl(34) synthesis GTPase MnmE: protein MDSQTIVAPMTPMGVSAVAALRVSGSRVRDVVEGLFGSKAAKGLVPRMANLGTARDPKSGKVLDSLLYIYFESPNSYTGEDVLELYPHGNPLIVRDLLQTIRSIDGVRLAEPGEYTRRAFLNGKMDLTQAESVADVIHSANRAELENAHRLLSGALSKKIATLSAQVKDISARLELDVDFAEEEADPDFAGWETRFVSIRESIQQILNSFRGKAALSRLPLAVLYGAPNAGKSSLVNALLGEDRVLVSNVPGTTRDFVEVRLFLEGGEIRLVDTAGIADKAMDELDALSMKKSREILEEADLKILVVDGSDESDPVVQPDFIVHSKCDLTSCHPEHAKRVEGSLRISSKTGEGLAELKGVMNAALFKKNENQEDLWITSEREKACLEEALAGVNRVLNLLKTNPAVELLAFEMQLVRRALQSITGEISSEDILQSIFAGFCIGK, encoded by the coding sequence ATGGATTCCCAGACGATTGTTGCGCCGATGACGCCCATGGGCGTGAGTGCCGTGGCGGCCCTCCGCGTGAGTGGCTCCCGTGTGCGTGATGTCGTCGAGGGTTTGTTTGGCTCTAAGGCTGCTAAGGGGCTGGTACCCCGTATGGCGAATCTCGGTACCGCCCGTGACCCTAAATCGGGCAAGGTGCTCGATAGCCTCCTGTACATTTATTTTGAATCGCCTAATTCCTATACCGGCGAAGATGTGCTGGAACTTTACCCCCACGGAAACCCGCTGATTGTCCGTGACCTGTTGCAGACAATTCGCAGCATCGATGGTGTGCGCCTGGCCGAACCCGGCGAATACACCCGCCGCGCCTTTTTGAACGGCAAGATGGACCTGACCCAGGCCGAATCCGTGGCCGATGTGATTCACAGTGCGAACCGCGCGGAATTGGAAAACGCCCACCGCCTTTTGTCGGGTGCGCTTTCCAAGAAGATTGCGACGCTTTCTGCGCAGGTCAAAGATATTTCGGCCCGCCTCGAACTCGACGTAGACTTTGCCGAAGAAGAGGCCGACCCTGATTTTGCCGGCTGGGAAACGCGGTTTGTTTCAATCCGTGAATCGATCCAGCAAATTTTGAATAGCTTCCGCGGAAAGGCCGCCTTGAGCAGGCTCCCGCTGGCGGTTCTTTATGGCGCCCCCAATGCGGGCAAGTCGAGTTTGGTGAATGCTCTTCTCGGCGAAGACCGTGTGCTCGTGAGCAATGTCCCCGGTACGACTCGAGACTTTGTCGAGGTGCGTCTCTTCTTGGAAGGCGGCGAAATTCGCCTGGTTGATACCGCAGGTATCGCCGACAAGGCCATGGACGAACTCGATGCGCTCAGCATGAAAAAGTCCCGCGAGATTTTGGAAGAGGCGGACCTTAAGATTTTAGTTGTTGATGGGTCAGACGAGAGCGATCCTGTTGTCCAGCCTGATTTTATTGTCCACTCCAAGTGCGACTTGACCTCTTGTCATCCTGAGCACGCGAAGCGTGTCGAAGGATCTCTCCGTATCTCCTCCAAGACGGGCGAGGGACTAGCTGAACTCAAGGGTGTCATGAACGCGGCCTTGTTCAAGAAAAACGAGAATCAAGAAGATCTTTGGATTACCAGTGAACGAGAAAAGGCTTGCCTTGAAGAGGCTCTCGCTGGAGTCAATCGCGTGCTCAACTTGCTTAAGACAAATCCGGCGGTGGAGCTGCTTGCTTTTGAAATGCAGCTGGTGCGTCGTGCATTGCAGAGTATAACGGGCGAAATTTCGTCCGAAGACATTTTACAATCTATTTTCGCGGGGTTCTGCATTGGAAAGTAG